A window of the Bacteriovorax sp. PP10 genome harbors these coding sequences:
- a CDS encoding AAA family ATPase has translation MNKFIQEFLGSADSSILGKQTETKLALCCFLSHGHLLIEDVPGMGKTTFAKTLAKLLDLTFARIQFTNDLMPSDLIGIQIFDAKEGKFNLVHGPIFHQFILADELNRGTPKTQSALLEAMEEKQVTLDGNTIELPHPFFVVATQNPRSQIGTHHLPESQLDRFMMKIKIGYPDSQHEKQIISSDAHQDNYHNLKPAITASVLADLYQSVKQVKVSDALLNYVISLLEKSRINNSFQGLSPRAGKDIIKAAKAWAFIEGRDYVLPDDVQMILPSVVSHRLSPFQNQSFDLDKELTLKLIQSTKVD, from the coding sequence ATGAATAAATTTATCCAAGAGTTTCTAGGATCGGCCGACAGTTCTATTTTAGGTAAACAAACAGAAACTAAGTTAGCACTTTGTTGTTTTCTTTCTCACGGGCATTTATTAATCGAAGATGTACCAGGAATGGGAAAAACAACTTTTGCAAAGACGCTGGCAAAACTTCTCGATTTAACTTTTGCTCGCATTCAATTCACCAATGATCTTATGCCATCTGATCTCATTGGAATTCAAATCTTCGATGCGAAAGAAGGAAAATTTAATTTAGTTCACGGGCCAATCTTCCATCAATTTATTCTGGCCGATGAATTAAATCGTGGAACACCTAAAACTCAAAGTGCACTCTTGGAAGCGATGGAAGAAAAACAAGTCACACTTGATGGAAACACTATCGAGCTTCCACATCCATTTTTTGTTGTGGCCACACAAAACCCTCGTTCACAAATTGGAACTCACCATTTACCAGAATCCCAACTTGATCGTTTTATGATGAAAATTAAAATTGGTTATCCTGATAGCCAGCATGAAAAACAAATCATCTCCAGTGATGCTCATCAAGATAACTATCACAACCTGAAGCCGGCCATCACGGCCAGTGTTCTTGCCGATCTTTATCAAAGCGTAAAACAAGTAAAAGTTTCGGATGCACTACTTAATTATGTTATTTCTCTTTTAGAAAAATCTCGAATTAACAATTCTTTTCAAGGTCTAAGTCCTAGAGCTGGAAAAGATATTATTAAAGCAGCAAAGGCCTGGGCCTTTATCGAGGGAAGAGACTATGTTTTACCGGATGATGTTCAAATGATTTTACCTTCGGTTGTCTCTCATCGATTATCGCCATTTCAAAATCAGTCATTCGATCTCGACAAAGAACTCACACTGAAGTTGATTCAATCAACGAAGGTTGATTAA
- a CDS encoding SecDF P1 head subdomain-containing protein produces MTKYLIALLVLTSTSVLFAKDCGKKLAIQKNSVVAYFNCKKGEKSCVQLKDVNDGEKKLNDSSKVVIGVDSASYGAEIISIKLTQNGACWIEKLTSENVNEEMSLVVNDVVLSSPIIAAPIKGDAIQIQVSAKEDKGLASVVCKNIDQNCRPKEESSDRKKNEKDLFYQTPSFDRSEINEKYGSVMESAYWYTEKSTIPVYETSQLKKIIENYTPPVFKNENKKDKVWFNRQQEFDYKTKKFVFSGNAVKIMDLGWVKREDMVPANVLKSKLKPESAFFTSYAIEKCSAMVGKAMQAAKQGENFLSLLKEHSLIFRNSEIGFCATEGERICRAKINEIKAQVANTPCEKLL; encoded by the coding sequence ATGACTAAATATCTAATCGCTTTATTGGTATTAACATCAACATCGGTTTTGTTTGCAAAAGATTGTGGAAAGAAGCTAGCCATTCAAAAGAATTCTGTTGTCGCTTATTTTAATTGTAAAAAAGGTGAAAAATCATGTGTGCAATTAAAAGATGTGAACGATGGCGAAAAGAAATTAAACGATTCTAGTAAAGTGGTGATTGGTGTTGATAGTGCAAGTTATGGAGCTGAGATTATAAGTATAAAACTCACACAAAATGGTGCTTGCTGGATAGAAAAATTAACAAGTGAAAATGTTAACGAAGAAATGTCTCTGGTTGTTAATGATGTCGTCCTTTCTTCTCCAATAATCGCAGCGCCTATTAAGGGAGATGCGATACAAATTCAGGTCTCTGCAAAAGAAGATAAAGGACTAGCATCTGTGGTTTGTAAAAATATTGATCAAAACTGCAGACCAAAGGAAGAGAGTTCAGACAGAAAAAAGAATGAGAAAGATTTATTTTATCAAACACCTTCCTTTGATCGCTCTGAAATTAATGAAAAATATGGATCTGTAATGGAGAGTGCTTATTGGTATACAGAAAAGAGTACTATTCCCGTTTATGAAACGAGCCAATTGAAAAAAATTATAGAAAATTACACTCCACCTGTTTTTAAAAATGAAAATAAAAAAGATAAAGTATGGTTTAACAGACAACAAGAATTTGATTATAAAACAAAGAAATTTGTATTTAGTGGAAACGCCGTAAAAATAATGGATTTAGGTTGGGTGAAAAGAGAAGATATGGTTCCTGCCAATGTTCTCAAGAGTAAACTTAAGCCAGAGTCCGCTTTTTTTACAAGTTATGCCATCGAGAAATGTAGTGCAATGGTTGGTAAGGCCATGCAAGCAGCAAAACAAGGTGAGAACTTTCTATCTCTTTTAAAAGAACACTCATTGATTTTTAGAAATAGTGAGATCGGTTTTTGCGCTACTGAGGGCGAGAGAATATGTCGTGCCAAAATCAATGAGATTAAGGCTCAAGTGGCAAACACTCCTTGCGAAAAATTACTTTAA
- a CDS encoding porin, with protein MKKMITLVAVAAISTSASAFDYKFNLEGRADFISSNTKTTAQAGTTTEAKQNGFLSNLIRLNMMGNINDTLSYRMRYRFNKEYTNTTRDDSTTDLDYLYIDHKNAFFTTRFGKTNWAEAYGRESFISSTDLFLATDAYTAYNNNIGNYRFGVSGTYTFLDTHKLTLAISNPNKTATDTTGETKNTSLAYAAHYSSVMFDKMFQPTLSYTLAAQDGDAQAATPTTKGDYTMMAAGFRSEVVGLVIDADWKQFKKEKRTTTGATSADDKTTSIFANVSYAINEFSPFVQYANDKFSDDLTANTAEYKKNTIVGGVMYKPFNDVNFRYHLAYSFSKQKFDDVTATNKEVKDNRIIFGIKADI; from the coding sequence ATGAAAAAAATGATTACTCTAGTTGCTGTTGCAGCTATCTCTACAAGCGCTTCTGCTTTTGACTACAAGTTTAATCTTGAAGGCCGTGCTGATTTCATTAGCTCGAACACAAAGACAACTGCTCAAGCTGGAACAACTACTGAAGCTAAGCAAAATGGTTTCTTATCAAACCTTATTCGCTTAAACATGATGGGTAACATTAACGACACTCTTTCATACAGAATGCGTTACCGTTTCAACAAAGAATACACAAATACAACTAGAGATGATTCAACAACAGATCTAGATTATTTATATATTGACCATAAGAATGCATTCTTCACAACTCGTTTTGGTAAAACAAACTGGGCTGAAGCATACGGACGTGAGTCTTTCATTTCTTCTACTGACCTATTCCTAGCAACAGATGCATACACAGCTTACAATAATAACATCGGTAACTACCGTTTTGGTGTTTCAGGAACTTATACTTTCCTAGACACTCATAAGTTAACTCTTGCTATCTCTAACCCAAACAAAACAGCAACAGATACAACTGGTGAAACAAAGAACACATCTCTTGCATACGCTGCTCATTACTCTTCAGTAATGTTTGATAAAATGTTCCAACCAACTCTATCTTACACTTTAGCTGCTCAAGATGGTGATGCACAAGCTGCAACTCCAACTACAAAAGGTGACTATACAATGATGGCCGCTGGTTTCAGATCAGAAGTTGTTGGACTAGTTATCGATGCAGACTGGAAACAATTCAAAAAAGAAAAAAGAACTACAACTGGTGCAACAAGCGCAGACGATAAAACTACGTCAATCTTCGCTAACGTTTCTTACGCTATCAATGAGTTCTCTCCATTCGTTCAATACGCTAACGATAAATTCTCTGATGACCTAACTGCAAACACTGCTGAATACAAAAAGAATACAATTGTTGGTGGTGTTATGTATAAGCCATTCAATGATGTTAACTTCCGTTACCACCTAGCTTACTCTTTCAGCAAACAAAAGTTTGATGATGTAACAGCTACAAACAAAGAAGTTAAAGACAACAGAATTATTTTCGGTATCAAAGCTGACATCTAA
- a CDS encoding alpha/beta fold hydrolase produces MKKIVCMLALLLTTACASNQKTSTEVPKKTEGFDSVLTGYEYPYPVSYYTFEGQGQKLQMAYMDIKPIGPAKKTIVMLHGKNFSGYYFAPIMKELQALGYRVIVPDQIGFGKSTKPEHFQYSFPLLARFTADLLTQAGVTDFTLVGHSMGGMFATRLALMYPERVQKLILVNAIGLEDYKTLVPYKTFDEQYPAELTTNADKIRNYQKVAYYDGKWKEEYEPMLIPPIGWTKGPDAALIAKTSVMLSDIIYTQPVYYEFKNLKMPTILIMGQRDKTAPGKPFASPENQKKLGDYPKLGRDVVKMIPKGKLIPMAGLGHMPFVEDFSGFMKLLEAEL; encoded by the coding sequence ATGAAAAAGATTGTGTGTATGCTAGCGTTGCTTCTTACAACTGCGTGTGCATCTAACCAAAAAACATCTACTGAAGTTCCGAAAAAAACTGAAGGATTTGATTCTGTATTAACAGGTTATGAATATCCCTATCCAGTAAGTTATTACACTTTTGAAGGACAAGGACAAAAACTTCAGATGGCCTATATGGATATAAAACCTATAGGACCAGCGAAGAAAACAATTGTTATGTTACATGGTAAAAACTTTTCAGGTTATTACTTTGCTCCGATTATGAAAGAGCTTCAAGCTTTAGGTTATAGAGTTATTGTTCCAGATCAAATTGGATTTGGTAAATCAACTAAGCCTGAACATTTTCAATATTCATTTCCATTATTAGCAAGATTCACTGCTGATTTATTAACTCAAGCAGGAGTTACTGATTTCACTTTAGTTGGTCATTCAATGGGTGGGATGTTCGCAACTCGACTTGCTTTGATGTATCCGGAGCGAGTTCAAAAATTGATTCTGGTGAACGCGATTGGATTAGAAGACTACAAAACTCTTGTTCCATATAAAACTTTTGATGAGCAATACCCTGCTGAACTTACAACTAATGCTGACAAGATTCGCAATTATCAGAAAGTGGCCTACTACGATGGAAAGTGGAAAGAAGAGTATGAGCCAATGTTGATTCCACCAATCGGTTGGACGAAAGGCCCGGATGCTGCGCTGATTGCAAAAACTTCGGTGATGTTGAGTGATATTATTTATACTCAGCCGGTTTATTATGAATTCAAAAATCTTAAAATGCCGACGATTCTGATTATGGGGCAAAGAGATAAAACAGCTCCGGGAAAACCGTTTGCGTCACCGGAAAATCAAAAGAAACTAGGTGATTATCCTAAACTAGGGCGCGATGTTGTAAAAATGATTCCAAAGGGAAAGTTGATTCCAATGGCCGGTCTTGGACATATGCCATTTGTTGAGGATTTTTCTGGGTTCATGAAACTCCTCGAAGCCGAGTTATAG
- a CDS encoding nucleoside deaminase, producing the protein MSKKMSDHLWLMDEALKEAHKAYREDEVPIGAVIANADGAIISHAHNQKEKVHNPCGHAEILAITDAAKKLGNWRLLDCSIYVTLEPCPMCLSALIQARIGHLYFGAYDTKGGALSLNYNFYKDQKLNHSFPVTGGLRHFECSRLLSTFFKEKRTGYSKN; encoded by the coding sequence ATGTCTAAAAAAATGTCAGATCATTTATGGTTAATGGATGAAGCTTTGAAAGAAGCTCACAAAGCTTATCGTGAAGATGAAGTTCCTATAGGGGCAGTTATCGCGAATGCGGATGGTGCGATCATATCGCATGCTCATAACCAAAAAGAGAAAGTTCACAATCCTTGTGGGCATGCTGAGATTTTGGCGATTACTGATGCAGCTAAGAAGTTGGGCAACTGGAGACTTCTGGATTGTTCTATCTATGTGACGCTTGAACCGTGTCCGATGTGTTTGAGTGCTTTGATTCAAGCGCGAATTGGGCATTTGTATTTTGGGGCCTACGACACGAAAGGTGGCGCACTGAGTTTGAATTATAACTTCTATAAAGATCAGAAATTAAATCACAGCTTTCCTGTAACGGGTGGACTTCGTCACTTTGAGTGCTCGAGACTTCTTTCAACTTTTTTTAAAGAAAAACGCACCGGATATTCTAAAAATTAA
- a CDS encoding YjjG family noncanonical pyrimidine nucleotidase: MKYNLFLFDLDDTLLDFQASEKLCFNETFINFGIKDLLEDIHKTYKVENNLLWKQLERGEVDKDFLKVERFKRTLDRHKIEIPPHKMAEFYLEQLPKHVVLLDGAIDALSHLKQFGEVGVITNGIEFVQRERIKNSELKFLIDFIAVSEECGFAKPDVRFFEYTVKKAKQFKKESTIVIGDRLDADILGANQFGIDSCWYNQHKAENTSTAKPTFMVNNLLSLKSIF; encoded by the coding sequence ATGAAATATAATCTTTTCCTTTTTGACCTTGATGACACACTTCTAGATTTCCAAGCTTCAGAGAAATTATGTTTTAATGAAACATTTATTAATTTTGGAATCAAAGATTTACTTGAAGATATTCACAAGACTTACAAAGTAGAAAATAATCTTTTATGGAAACAACTTGAAAGAGGTGAAGTCGACAAAGACTTCTTAAAAGTAGAACGTTTTAAAAGAACTCTTGATCGTCACAAAATTGAAATTCCTCCTCACAAAATGGCCGAATTTTATCTTGAGCAGCTTCCAAAACATGTTGTGCTTTTAGATGGTGCCATCGATGCTTTAAGCCACTTAAAACAATTTGGTGAAGTTGGTGTGATCACTAACGGGATTGAATTTGTTCAAAGAGAGCGAATCAAAAACTCTGAATTAAAATTTCTTATCGACTTTATTGCTGTATCTGAAGAGTGTGGATTTGCAAAACCGGATGTACGCTTCTTTGAGTACACTGTGAAAAAAGCTAAGCAATTTAAGAAAGAATCAACAATTGTAATCGGGGATAGACTAGACGCTGACATTTTAGGCGCCAATCAATTTGGTATTGATTCTTGTTGGTACAATCAACATAAAGCTGAGAACACATCGACTGCGAAACCAACTTTTATGGTTAATAATTTATTAAGTTTAAAAAGTATTTTTTAA
- a CDS encoding sulfite exporter TauE/SafE family protein: MDNYLLTLMGFLTGLIDSVVGGGGLISVPTLSIALTPGPHAIGTNKVVGVISAVIALIVYSRKGHMKWKDGLSFCVVCMLGSFLGSSLAPYVPKEFFRYMLLVMCPIILWIVYQKDRFFKERENFIKPHPGFFFLGAILSGFYDGIFGPGGGTFMFLSLFLGTGYPLLTAMAISKLANTFSAGTALTTYALNGYVHWREGWIMSLGVAVGAFIGATYASKAAAKIIRPMLTFIVLLLMVKMIWFS; encoded by the coding sequence ATGGATAATTATTTATTGACCCTTATGGGATTTCTTACTGGATTAATTGACTCGGTCGTCGGTGGTGGCGGACTAATTTCAGTTCCTACTTTATCAATTGCTCTTACTCCAGGACCTCACGCGATTGGAACGAATAAAGTTGTCGGAGTCATTTCTGCCGTTATCGCTCTAATCGTCTATTCCAGAAAAGGGCATATGAAATGGAAAGATGGATTAAGTTTTTGCGTCGTCTGTATGCTTGGATCATTTTTGGGAAGTTCACTGGCCCCTTATGTACCTAAAGAATTCTTTCGTTATATGTTGCTTGTCATGTGTCCGATTATTTTATGGATCGTTTACCAGAAAGATAGGTTCTTTAAAGAGCGTGAGAATTTTATCAAACCTCATCCAGGATTCTTTTTTTTAGGGGCCATCTTAAGTGGCTTTTATGATGGAATCTTTGGGCCTGGCGGCGGCACATTTATGTTTCTGAGTTTGTTTTTAGGAACTGGTTATCCGCTACTTACTGCAATGGCGATTTCTAAACTAGCAAATACATTTTCAGCTGGAACAGCATTAACGACTTATGCATTGAATGGATATGTTCATTGGAGAGAAGGTTGGATAATGTCTTTAGGTGTTGCAGTGGGGGCCTTTATAGGCGCTACATATGCTTCTAAAGCTGCAGCTAAAATCATCAGACCAATGTTAACGTTTATTGTTTTGTTGTTAATGGTGAAGATGATCTGGTTCTCATAA
- the pstS gene encoding phosphate ABC transporter substrate-binding protein PstS encodes MLKNLLMFLAIAMSFNAVAAQKVNGAGATFPYPIYSKWFSEYQKTHKDVEFNYQSIGSGGGIKQVLAQTVDFGATDAPMSDDELKSAKTPIRHIPTVLGAVTVAYNVAGLPANLNLDGATLANIFLGTVTKWNDPTIAKLNPKAKLPATDILVVRRSDGSGTTAVFTEYLANVSADFKTKVGAGKNVNWPSGIGAKGNEGVTAMVAQTDGAIGYTELAYAINAQLHMASMKNAKGEFVSPSVASITAAAASVKKFDGDLRMSIINADAKGAYPISSFTYILLPELASAQITATKAFLGWALKDGQKFAAELHYAPLPKKMSESLLKTLK; translated from the coding sequence GTGCTAAAAAATTTATTGATGTTTCTTGCAATTGCTATGTCTTTTAATGCTGTTGCTGCTCAAAAGGTTAATGGTGCGGGTGCTACATTCCCTTACCCAATTTATTCAAAATGGTTTTCTGAATACCAAAAAACGCACAAAGACGTTGAATTCAATTACCAATCAATCGGAAGCGGCGGAGGAATTAAACAAGTCCTGGCACAAACTGTAGACTTCGGTGCTACTGATGCTCCAATGTCAGACGACGAACTTAAATCTGCTAAAACTCCAATCAGACACATCCCAACTGTACTTGGTGCAGTAACTGTTGCTTATAATGTTGCTGGCCTTCCTGCTAACTTAAACCTTGATGGTGCGACGTTAGCTAACATCTTCTTAGGAACTGTTACAAAATGGAATGATCCAACAATTGCAAAATTAAATCCAAAAGCAAAACTTCCAGCGACTGACATCCTTGTAGTAAGAAGATCAGATGGATCGGGGACAACTGCAGTATTCACAGAATACCTAGCTAACGTTTCAGCTGATTTCAAAACTAAAGTTGGTGCTGGTAAAAACGTAAACTGGCCATCAGGAATCGGAGCAAAAGGTAACGAAGGTGTTACAGCAATGGTTGCTCAAACTGACGGAGCAATCGGATACACTGAATTAGCTTACGCTATCAACGCACAACTTCACATGGCATCTATGAAAAACGCTAAAGGTGAATTCGTTTCTCCTTCAGTTGCTTCAATCACAGCTGCTGCAGCTTCTGTTAAGAAATTTGATGGTGACCTAAGAATGTCGATCATTAATGCTGATGCAAAAGGGGCTTACCCAATTTCATCTTTCACATACATCCTTCTTCCAGAACTTGCTTCTGCTCAAATCACAGCTACAAAAGCTTTCCTTGGTTGGGCGCTTAAAGATGGACAAAAGTTCGCAGCAGAGCTTCACTATGCTCCACTTCCAAAGAAGATGAGCGAGTCTCTACTTAAAACTTTAAAATAA